In Eulemur rufifrons isolate Redbay chromosome 29, OSU_ERuf_1, whole genome shotgun sequence, one DNA window encodes the following:
- the PRR15 gene encoding proline-rich protein 15: protein MADSGGTGSSGPWWKSFANSRKKGKEATVGTQPEAQPAPGEPAPPSPDWTSSSRENQHPNLLGGAGEPPKPDKLCGEKSGNSRRNLKISRSGRFKEKRKVRATLLPEGVRSPEEEGFPGDPQEDKQ, encoded by the coding sequence ATGGCGGACAGCGGCGGCACGGGCAGCTCGGGCCCCTGGTGGAAATCGTTCGCCAACAGCAGGAAGAAAGGCAAGGAAGCCACGGTGGGGACGCAGCCTGAGGCCCAGCCCGCCCCCGGAGAGCCCGCGCCGCCCAGCCCGGACTGGACTAGCAGCTCCCGGGAGAACCAGCACCCCAATCTCCTCGGGGGCGCCGGCGAGCCCCCCAAGCCAGACAAGTTGTGCGGGGAGAAATCGGGCAACAGCCGCCGCAATTTGAAGATCTCGCGCTCGGGCCGCTTTAAGGAGAAGAGGAAAGTGCGCGCCACGCTGCTCCCAGAGGGAGTCAGGTCGCCAGAGGAGGAGGGCTTCCCTGGTGACCCCCAAGAGGACAAGCAATAG